Proteins encoded in a region of the Rutidosis leptorrhynchoides isolate AG116_Rl617_1_P2 chromosome 9, CSIRO_AGI_Rlap_v1, whole genome shotgun sequence genome:
- the LOC139866921 gene encoding rac-like GTP-binding protein 3, producing the protein MAASASRFIKCVTVGDGAVGKTCMLICYTSNKFPTDYVPTVFDNFSANVVVESTTVNLGLWDTAGQEDYNRLRPLSYRGADVFVLAFSLVSRASYENILKKWIPELQHFAPGVPVVLAGTKLDLRDDKRYLADHPGLVPVTTAQGEELRKQMGAAYYIECSSKTQQNVKAVFDAAIRVVIKPQQAPKETKKKKKKPRQGCFVNMFCTKKLACLG; encoded by the exons ATGGCTGCAAGTGCTTCTAGGTTCATCAAATGTGTTACCGTTGGTGATGGGGCAGTTGGCAAAACATGTATGCTTATTTGCTATACAAGTAACAAATTTCCCAct GACTATGTACCAACTGTATTTGATAACTTCAGTGCAAATGTTGTAGTTGAAAGCACCACAGTTAATCTAGGCCTATGGGACACTGCTG GACAAGAAGACTACAACAGGTTGCGACCCTTGAGTTACCGAGGAGCTGACGTTTTTGTTCTAGCATTTTCATTGGTCAGTCGCGCCAGCTACGAAAACATCCTAAAAAAG TGGATCCCCGAGCTTCAGCATTTTGCTCCCGGAGTTCCTGTTGTGCTGGCCGGAACCAAACTTG ATCTTCGTGACGACAAACGTTACTTAGCTGATCATCCAGGATTAGTACCCGTGACCACTGCACAG GGAGAGGAGTTACGTAAGCAAATGGGTGCCGCATATTACATTGAATGCAGCTCTAAGACTCAGCAG AATGTAAAGGCAGTTTTTGATGCTGCAATAAGGGTGGTTATCAAGCCACAACAAGCACCAAAGGagacaaagaagaagaagaaaaagccaCGCCAAGGATGTTTTGT GAACATGTTTTGCACAAAAAAACTTGCTTGCCTGGGATAA